One region of Chaetodon auriga isolate fChaAug3 chromosome 5, fChaAug3.hap1, whole genome shotgun sequence genomic DNA includes:
- the slc20a1a gene encoding sodium-dependent phosphate transporter 1-A translates to MDTTTLATLAAATTAALASQSDMSGYLWLLVLGFIIAFILAFSVGANDVANSFGTAVGSGVVTMRQACILATVFETVGSVLLGAKVSETIRQGIIDVRMYNGSEHVLMAGSISAMFGSAVWQLVASFLKLPISGTHCIVGATIGFSMVARGHQGVRWMEILRIVASWFLSPVLSGIMSGILFFFVRKFILNKVDPVPNGLRALPVFYAITMGINLFSIMFTGAPLLGFDRVPWWGTLCISLGCAFVTALVVWFVVCPRLRKKIQRGTAAAPCETPLMEKNSSKPAAAEQPPAPRDPRPQTPPADCQKVAFKLGGSDEADLDSNDMETKDLDGINGLNGTVGPMMITDPHSGRSHTIHKDSGLYKDLLHKLHMAKVGDCIGDSDTEERPIRRNNSYTSYTMAIYGIQGDPKYKDLDGGLQRRSRVDSYSSYSSAVTSGSTVQDGSVTQEAGPDLPVEEDELEVDQPAVSLLFQFLQILTACFGSFAHGGNDVSNAIGPLVALWLLYDGGSVVSNAPTPIWLLLYGGVGICAGLWVWGRRVIQTMGKDLTPITPSSGFSIELASALTVVVASNIGLPVSTTHCKVGSVVAVGWLRSRKSVDWRLFRNIFIAWFVTVPISGLISAAIMALFIYVVL, encoded by the exons ATGGATACGACCACTCTAGCGACCCTGGCTGCTGCCACCACCGCGGCTCTGGCCTCCCAGTCTGACATGTCAGGCTACTTGTGGCTGCTGGTGTTGGGCTTCATCATCGCCTTCATCCTGGCTTTCTCCGTGGGGGCCAACGATGTGGCCAACTCCTTCGGCACCGCGGTGGGCTCCGGAGTGGTCACCATGCGCCAGGCCTGCATCCTGGCCACCGTCTTCGAGACGGTGGGCTCAGTGCTGCTGGGGGCCAAAGTCAGCGAGACCATCCGTCAGGGGATCATTGACGTCCGGATGTACAACGGCTCTGAACACGTCCTGATGGCAGGGTCCATAAGCGCCATGTTTG GCTCTGCTGTGTGGCAGCTGGTTGCATCATTCCTGAAGCTCCCCATTTCTGGAACCCACTGCATTGTTGGAGCCACAATTGGCTTCTCAATGGTAGCCAGAGGTCACCAAGGGGTCAGATGGATGGAGATCCTGCGCATCG TGGCGTCCTGGTTCCTGTCACCTGTGCTGTCAGGCATCATGTCAGGAatcctcttcttttttgttcGTAAATTCATTCTGAACAAG GTCGACCCCGTCCCCAACGGCCTCAGAGCTCTTCCCGTCTTCTACGCCATCACTATGGGCATCAACCTGTTCTCCATCATGTTTACAGGAGCACCAC tgCTGGGTTTTGACAGAGTGCCATGGTGGGGTACACTGTGCATTTCGCTGGGCTGTGCCTTCGTCACAGCTTTGGTCGTTTGGTTCGTTGTGTGTCCACGCCTCAGGAAGAAAATCCAAC GAGGAACGGCTGCTGCTCCCTGCGAAACTCCACTGATGGAGAAAAACTCCAgcaaacctgcagcagcagagcagccccCAGCGCCCCGTGACCCTCGACCCCAGACCCCTCCAGCAGACTGCCAGAAGGTGGCTTTCAAACTCGGAGGCTCAGATGAAGCTGATCTGGACAGCAACGACATGGAAACCAAAGACTTGGACGGCATCAATG GTCTGAATGGCACCGTAGGCCCCATGATGATCACTGATCCTCACAGTGGACGCTCCCACACCATCCACAAAGACTCTGGCCTTTACAAAGACCTGCTGCACAAGCTTCACATGGCGAAGGTCGGAGACTGCATCGGTGACAGCGACACAGAGGAGCGGCCCATCAGGAGGAACAACAGCTACACCTCCTACACCATGGCGATTTATGGCATTCAGGGGGATCCCAAGTACAAGGACCTGGACGGCGGGCTGCAGAGGAGGTCGAGGGTGGACAGCTACAGCAGCTACAGCTCAGCGGTGACCAGCGGGAGTACAGTCCAGGACGGGAGCGTGACTCAGGAAGCCGGCCCAGACCTCCCCGTGGAGGAGGACGAGCTGGAGGTCGACCAGCCGGCCGTTTCCTTGCTCTTCCAGTTCCTGCAGATTCTCACGGCGTGCTTTGGCTCGTTCGCTCACGGAGGCAACGACGTCAG CAATGCGATTGGTCCACTGGTGGCTCTCTGGCTGCTCTATGATGGCGGCTCCGTGGTGTCCAACGCACCGACGCCCATTTGGTTGCTTCTTTATGGCGGAGTGGGCATCTGTGCTGGACTCTGGGTGTGGGGACGAAGAGTGATCCAGACCATGGGCAAAGACCTCACACCCATCACCCCCTCCAG CGGATTCAGCATCGAGCTAGCTTCAGCGCTCACCGTCGTTGTGGCCTCCAATATCGGGCTTCCTGTCAGCACAACCCACTGCAAG GTAGGCTCTGTGGTGGCCGTGGGATGGCTGCGCTCCAGGAAGTCCGTGGACTGGCGCCTGTTCAGGAACATCTTCATCGCTTGGTTTGTCACAGTTCCCATCTCTGGGCTCATCAGCGCTGCTATCATGGCTCTCTTCATATATGTTGTTCTGTGA
- the vgll4l gene encoding vestigial like 4 like: MAVANFHYITRMSSGFKVYILEGQPHLRSEDRYRHITNDRARVPTVYPIKRKRSHERGLTLEERRERALSRSVGKAAQRAAPAAAVFNRPQSPSSTGGVWSPTPSPTSPLPTHVYYTPVMDEPLALIKKPRKDPERTEEKTKSSAATPIQMRPSVITCVSSSRNPSCRSEVHRSHSSVISKCDYDHVVEEHFQRSLGVNYQKARSQQLSISVSVDDHFAKALGDKWLQIKSKSSSCSSTPPSSPSDTHSPTYSHSPNQSHKESASSSSPASGHWSVN; this comes from the exons ATGGCCGTGGCTAATTTCCACTACATCACTCGGATGAGCAGCGGCTTCAAGGTCTACATTTTAGAAG gtcagCCACACCTCAGAAGCGAAGACAGATACAGGCACATCACGAATGACCGGGCTCGAGTGCCAACAGTGTATCCAATCAAACGCAAGCGCAGCCACGAGAGAGGCCTGACATTGGAGGAAAG GCGAGAGCGGGCGCTGAGCAGGAGCGTTGGCAAAGCTGCCCAgagagcagcaccagcagcggCGGTGTTCAACAGGCCGCAGAGCCCCTCGTCCACCGGAGGAGTCTGGAGCCCAACGCCCAGCCCCACCAGCCCTCTGCCCACCCATGTGTACTACACACCGGTCATGGATGAACCACTCGCCCTCATCAAGAAGCCAAGAAAAGACCCTGAACGCACAGAGGAAAAGACTAAAAGCTCTGCAGCCACTCCAATCCAG ATGCGTCCATCTGTGATCACCTGCGTCTCCTCCTCACGAAACCCCTCCTGCAGATCCGAGGTCCACAGAAGCCACTCATCAG TGATTTCCAAATGCGACTACGACCATGTGGTTGAGGAGCATTTCCAGAGGAGCCTCGGCGTCAACTACCAGAAAGCTCGCTCCCAGCAGCTCTCCATCAGCGTGTCTGTCGATGACCACTTTGCCAAGGCTCTGGGAGACAAGTGGCTGCAGATTAAGTCCAAGTCTTCCTCCTGTTCTTCCACACCTCCCAGCAGTCCAAGTGATACTCACTCCCCGACCTACAGCCACAGCCCGAATCAGTCCCACAAAGAGTCCGCCAGCAGCTCATCGCCGGCTTCCGGCCACTGGTCTGTCAATTAA